The Oncorhynchus clarkii lewisi isolate Uvic-CL-2024 chromosome 29, UVic_Ocla_1.0, whole genome shotgun sequence genome contains a region encoding:
- the LOC139388495 gene encoding 5-hydroxytryptamine receptor 2A-like — MTMPESTTVFFNLSFPVEWNQSDSRPETPDKEKNWPALLILMVIFFTVVGNILLILAVSLERKLQNATSFFLRSLAVADMLVGFLVMPVSLINILYDYVWPFPRPLCPVWIYLDVLFSTASIMHLCAISLDRYVGICNPIQHSRSNTLSKAKAKIALVWTISIVISTPIPVIGLYDEGKVFVNGTCVLNEHSFVLIGSFVAFFVPLVIMVVSYCLTVRVLQHQASDFLHGGQASINQPALLRITPRSPAGASLRLLKQDPAPEALPAVGSSDVSVSQASLQPISPTGRQEPGGAGMAQSIKNERRASMVLGVVFFLFLMMWCPFFITNVLSVLCEDSIISLCNKPVLAVLLKVFVWVGYVSSGVNPLVYTLFNRTYRQAFHRYLQCIYHSPPAKSTKNSSVNTVTPILCSKDANDCSCNSHNGYKGEMKGRMGLDREGTGSGMLEKLASVCPTTAEEVSCV, encoded by the exons ATGACTATGCCAGAGAGCACTACAGTTTTCTTTAATCTGAGCTTCCCTGTGGAGTGGAATCAGTCTGACTCCAGACCGGAGACACCTGACAAGGAGAAGAACTGGCCTGCTCTGCTCATCTTAATGGTCATCTTCTTCACTGTGGTGGGCAACATCCTGCTCATCCTAGCTGTGTCTCTGGAGAGGAAGCTACAGAATGCCACCAGCTTCTTCCTGCGCTCCCTTGCTGTGGCAGACATGCTTGTGGGTTTTCTCGTCATGCCGGTCTCACTGATCAACATTCTCtatg ACTACGTGTGGCCCTTCCCCAGACCCCTCTGTCCAGTCTGGATCTACCTAGACGTGCTGTTCTCCACAGCATCCATCATGCACCTGTGCGCCATCTCACTGGACCGCTATGTGGGCATCTGTAACCCCATCCAACATAGCCGCTCCAACACCCTCTCCAAGGCCAAGGCTAAGATCGCCCTCGTCTGGACCATCTCCATAG tgaTCTCAACACCCATCCCTGTGATTGGCCTGTATGACGAGGGGAAGGTGTTTGTCAACGGGACCTGTGTACTGAACGAGCACAGCTTCGTCCTGATTGGCTCCTTCGTAGCCTTCTTTGTCCCTCTGGTCATCATGGTGGTCAGCTACTGTTTGACTGTGCGTGTTCTGCAGCACCAAGCTTCTGACTTCCTGCATGGAGGCCAGGCTTCAATCAACCAGCCGGCCCTACTCAGGATCACCCCAAGGTCCCCTGCAGGGGCCAGTCTCCGTCTCCTCAAACAGGACCCTGCCCCTGAGGCCTTGCCAGCTGTTGGATCCTCCGACGTTTCCGTCTCTCAAGCCTCCCTTCAACCCATCTCTCCAACAGGGAGACAGGAGCCAGGGGGAGCTGGCATGGCTCAATCAATCAAAAATGAGAGGAGAGCCTCCATGGTCCTGGGTGTGGTGTTTTTCCTCTTCCTGATGATGTGGTGTCCATTCTTCATCACCAATGTGCTGAGCGTGTTGTGTGAGGACTCGATAATAAGCCTGTGCAATAAGCCCGTGTTGGCAGTGCTCCTAAAGGTCTTTGTTTGGGTGGGATATGTCTCCTCTGGTGTCAACCCACTGGTCTACACTCTATTCAACAGGACCTACAGACAGGCCTTCCACCGCTACCTACAGTGTATCTACCACAGCCCGCCAGCCAAGAGCACCAAGAATAGTTCTGTTAATACCGTCACGCCTATTCTATGCAGTAAAGATGCCAACGACTGTAGCTGTAACAGCCACAATGGGTATAAAGGGGAAATGAAAGGAAGAATGGGGTTGGATAGAGAGGGTACAGGGTCTGGGATGCTTGAGAAGTTGGCCAGTGTCTGTCCCACCACCGCTGAGGAAGTCAGCTGTGTCTGA